GATCTGAACTCAAGCTTAATACTGTAGAAACTAGCTCGTTACAATAAAAACCCTCTCAATTAGTAAGTGATATATAGCTGACAAAATTCAATAAGGGTTCACGAGTTCAACACGTTTAAAGCTTAATCGGATTGCTTGCTCGGCTCGTTAGTCCGATTCATTAGCTTGTTCctatctcttatatatatatatatatgactaaaAATGAGCTATGTATATATTTaagcatatatattagtaattaagtaatatatatatgtgtgtgttggtgtttttttttttttaacaaatacaaCTTTTATAAATCTTCAGAAAAACTAAGATCAATAAATAGGGATACTGGATTTCCTACCAACAATACTGTAAATTACATCTGAAATTTCTTCCATCCATGTAATATCTACGATATGAGTGGTAGCCTCACGGGCTAAACCATGTATTGCAAACCAAAAGAACTGGAGTTGTTGGATGTTGCTTAATGCTGTTATAACTTAACAACCAAAAAGCTCTACGTCAAACTTCAGCCCCTTTGAGTTGGTCATGGGGCAATAGCCTATGATGCCTCACACCATTGTAGCAGGAGGGGGCTTGCCCATCAGCCTATTTTGCCAAGAGAAGAGGTGGCAAGAGCGCAACAACCTAGCCCAAACCTACTTAAACAACCTAAAGGCTTGGCCTGGTCTCTAGGAAGAAGAAAGTAGACCTTGTAGAGAAGCGGATAGGAGAGGTAGCCTATAGACTCAAGTGATCAGCTCGGTGAAAACTCACCTTGTATTCCATGTGAGTTAGTTGACTTTGATTAGACCAGACCAACCCAAAGAGGAACGTTATAGGACTTGGCCAAACATCTCACGACACGAGATGACGACAACCATGCAGCACCTGTATGAAAGTCAATACCATCCTGTTATGGATAGGTCTTGTTGTTCATATGTCAAGGGCTGGTAAGGTTTTATGCGTTGTATCGAATTAAACCACATGCTCCACCGCTTGTACAGGCCCCATCAATTCCTTTTGAGTTGGGTGAAGGTTAGAAAGAGGGGTAAAGGAAAGGATGTTAAGGGTGATTCGGCTAATCATGAAGATGGCATGAGGAAGGAAACTGTACTAGGTGAGCATTCTGATTTCAAAAGCAGCAAAAAGGGTGCCGGTGTTTGCTCCCTTTCGTCTGAGGGGGAAATTGCTAGAAATATTAACCTACCAGGAGAGTTGAACCAGAAGACAAATAGCTAAATTAGCCTCCCTTTTGACATGTACAGAACTAGAAAACCTTATGgtgtgtttgggtattgaattttgagaattagaattgaattcttattctctttACGAATTTCTAGGCAAATAgtgtttagagttttttttttaaattgtgtttgggtgttgaattttttagattgaaaagtattgttttttaatggtaggaaatgattagaaatgattggaagtatgaaaagttgtgtataatgattggtgttatgaaaagtagTGTGAAATTATGatagaaataaatataataattaaaaaaataactattaaaaggaaaattccatacttaattaaaattaattaaaaaaaattaatttaataataaacttGCAACCCACGTGCAGCCCGGACCAAGAGAAAAATGCGCCTGGCCGTTGATTACCTGCAGTTCGAGAAGGTCCAGTCCTCATCTTCACTGGCTGTTGCTTCTATCCCATTTTGCCTTCTGATCAGTTTGTATTCCCTGTTGGTCTAGGAGATCAATGAGGGTTCATTCCCTCTTGGTTTCCCATTTTGCTCCTAActatttttgcttttaattttaattacattgcttttttcaatctaaaaaaaagaCCACATTTTTTCCGTTTAATGTAAATTAATTTACTTcttcaaaaccaagaagaagaacacatctttctctttctatttttactataaattaattttattaaaatatcatttttaaaaaccaaagTTAATGTCATTTAACTTAAACAAACATAAATAAGATAAATCTAAGACAAATTTACACATATAGTaatgtaaaataaagaaagaaaaaaacatacataaatctatggaccaaaaaaaaaaaaaaacatgctggTCAATTCCAAACAAAGCTTGGCAGCCAGTCAAATGCATAGCTCCATTATAGTTCACGAACGGTACTGAAAATAAAACAGTTCAAGAAGCAATATCCAGAAATATCCGACATATATTATACAATAAACTGAGTCCGATAGAAGCAACAAAGATGCATAATAAACAGTGGTTTCACATATTACCCACAATACAAACCAAACCACTTTAGGCAAACATGACAACCAACAAGAACAGTATCCCTAAGAAACACAAGACGCAAACCCCTGTAATACCACAACATCGCATAATGCCCCCGACGGTCCACGGCATGCCCGACGCGCTACCATCTTCACGTAAACCCACAGCGTCGTCATCATGTACCGCTTCTGGCAAATTTTGCAtcaactcatcttcccaataaaAACCTCCGGGATGATTCTACAATAACATATTAAAACAAAATGAGACTGCCattgttaaatacaacaaatgtgtcaagaatcaaaagatataaaaatGAAGCTTCAATTTGAGACATGTGATTGCTTATGAGTTCATACCTTGCCTAGGGGACACTTGTAAAAGCCTCTCATATAGTTTCTTTCTGTTCTTGAGATGAGGAGTGTCATGGGTCCAACACCACATGTGCAATTCACCATGACGTTCATATCTACTTGGTAATGCAGCATAAAACAACAAACTTCTCATGTACGGGTGGACAAATTtgacataataaaatatgtaattcaAATGACCCACACAAACAACATACATATCAGTCAATTTCACATATTTGTCTTACATTGAAAAGTCTTATCAACCATAAAACAAACTCAACCATAACAAAATGCACAggcattataaaaaatattacttcaACATTATAattgcccttttttttaaatatctccATCTTCGTTTCCATGTGCATTATCCTACATTGCTTGTGCAATGCCTTCTCTAAAATTGACCATTTCAATGCCAGCTGCAGATGAGAAGTCATATTGTCCTGAATGCGAGGGGCCTGCCTCATCATTGTTGCCATATGCATAAGGCTGCTCACTCGTCTCTGGTTCTGCTGCATCAGTGCCGTTGAATATTTGATCATTTGGATTACGTGTCCCGATGAAGTTGTGCAGTGTACAGCATGCCATTATAATGCTAAGTTGACATGTCAATAAGTACTTAGGCATATCGTATAAAATACGCCATCTCCTCTTCAATCTAGCGAAGCAGTTCTCAATCATCATTCGTAGTGAGGAGTGTCTGAAATTAAACAGTTCCTTGTACCCACAGGGCAGAGGCCTATTACGAAAATGGGAGAGATGATACCTCTCCCCTTTATACGGAGGCAAGAAACCTTGTGTGCATGGGTATGCAGAATCAGCCACATAATAGTGCccttcataaataaaatacgCAAAGTTTATTCAAGAGCATGAATTTTTATGATAGATAGAAAATTACGCAATTGTATGCAACGTACTAACCATCTGTAGGCCACTCAAAGCCTTGGTCAGTTGTAACAGCATCCTTGAAAATGCGGCCATCGTTCGCGGTTCCCTCCCAGCCAGCGTACACGAACGTGAATAACATATCAAAATCGCATATTGCCATAATGTTATGTGTGCATTCATTTTTCCGGTCACGAAAGAGGCGTTGGTGCTCTGCCGGGATTTGGGCCTTTATGTGTGTGCCGTCGACAGCACCAATACAATCCTGtaataattttcaaacaaaaattaacttgAAAATGTACattgttttacaagttttgaACAGTGGCATTGATAGGGCCGATGTGTTATAAATGAACAACACTCACCTTGAACCAAGGATAATATTTAGGATTACCCTGTACATGTGGGTGCACCCCAGTCCTATGTCTCACTTTGATGTAGACCTTGGCTAGATGGCCCAGTGCTTTCAACACCTTATTATAATGTCGGTTTATTGTCTCCGTGGAGTGTTGAAAGTGATTTGCAACGATCCGCTGCCCTTGGCAGTGCCCAGTAAGCACAAGAAATATCGCAACACTTTCCTCAACATCAAGTTCCTTGTACTCTTTATGAATCGGCGCTCCctcaactcaaaacacaaagctATAAAATCTGGTGGCTCCATACGAAACATTTGAAAACACGGCACTGGGTGACTGTTCAGCATGTATGTTATGTACATGGCCCCTCGTAATGGCAAGTTGCGTTGCGGCATTTTGGTGTTTTCATCGTCGTCTGATGAGTCAATCGCACtcagtaaaaagaaaatatcgTCATCAATTTCATCATCTATATTTTCATACGCGGGTACGAAAGGCAGGTTAGATCCGTCCATCCTACTAACAAAGACTTAGTTCAATACAGTTTCAAATAATTTGGTGAATAATACCATCTAACACACattcaacaattaattattgtcaCATATGCACGTAGTAAAACACATTGCACCAATTAACTAGTCTCATAGCTAATAGCTACAATACATTAAACTAACATCAAATAACTTGTCTCATAGCTAATAGCGAAAATACATTAAACTATTGAACATAACTTAACTTGTCTCATAGTTAATAgctaaaatacattaaactaacataaaataacacatgcCACCAATTAACTCAGATTGTCAATCCAGGGGCTTGACCTTTGATAGCCAAAGCAATCTGTGTTCTTTGTTCCAAAGGAGAAAcaagttttgaagtttttcatCTAGTAGCTCAATTGATGCAGCCACGTAAGTATCGAGTGTAATTTCATCCTGCAACTCATTAAGCACGGTGATTGCTTGGTTTATTGGAGGTGCGGATTTGCTAGTGCTGAAATGTTGTGTCGAACTCAAGTCCGTCGGAGTTTGCTGCTATATGGATTCTCTTCTTGCTATCGCCAGCTCCCTCATCTCATCATACAGAGCCTGCTTCAAACGAATTATCGTGGCTTTTGATTCCTTGGAGGATTTTTTACCTGAGGATCATTTCCCTGAAGATCCCATGCTGACGCCCAATCCGATACTACGTGTCGGGGCATTTCCCCTACCCCTTGTAGCCTCCACCATTGGCTCTTTCCCTCTACGGCGACCCCTAACAAACGAAGGTCCACAAATCTCCTCATCTTGCGGACTGTCAAGGTCAACAAATGTGGGTGACAGATGACCTTCGGGTTGACCTTTACGACCTACCCCACCATCCCACACGTGTATGCCTTCTGTCTGCATACGGTGCATAAGATCTGCTTCCTCATCGGTGTCAGGCGGGGACCGTGCGGAAGACCGGCGGAGAATGCCAGTTGCTGTGGGCCGATCGAATATGAGCCCGAGTTCCTCATAGTTACGGCACCCTTTTGCTTTGAAGCGACCAATTTTCGAATCCACCTACGGAAACCCAGAGAAATTATTATCCCCCAAATAATATATAGGAGTGATCATACCAAGCTAGTTCGGAATAGAGCGTACCATCTTCGCTCGCTCCCATTGCGTCGGGGTCCCAAAAACTGTGTTTAATACTGGATCCCAGCCAAAGCCAGTTTCATGATTTAATAGAGCAGAAAAGTCGCTGTGTTCTTTTCGCAACCTTCCATATTTCGATGATAGCTGGCCAGGAGTCCAGACTTTACTCGCACTCGGAGCCATAGCATTGGCTAGGCGCACCCACAATGCTTTATTCGCGGTCCCTCGGATGATGGAACCGTTGTGCACACATTGGACTAAAAGTTGGACAAATAGGTACTCATCCTCTGGTGGCCACTTCTCTGATTTCTCGATTGACATTGAGTCTCGTTTTCTCTAGTATGGTAAGGAAAAGTAGGGCTATTATAGATGTATAGTAATAGCTTACGGATAAAACTTCAACCAAAAC
This DNA window, taken from Alnus glutinosa chromosome 5, dhAlnGlut1.1, whole genome shotgun sequence, encodes the following:
- the LOC133869186 gene encoding uncharacterized protein LOC133869186, whose product is MSIEKSEKWPPEDEYLFVQLLVQCVHNGSIIRGTANKALWVRLANAMAPSASKVWTPGQLSSKYGRLRKEHSDFSALLNHETGFGWDPVLNTVFGTPTQWERAKMVDSKIGRFKAKGCRNYEELGLIFDRPTATGILRRSSARSPPDTDEEADLMHRMQTEGIHVWDGGVGRKGQPEGHLSPTFVDLDSPQDEEICGPSFVRGRRRGKEPMVEATREYKELDVEESVAIFLVLTGHCQGQRIVANHFQHSTETINRHYNKVLKALGHLAKVYIKVRHRTGVHPHVQGNPKYYPWFKDCIGAVDGTHIKAQIPAEHQRLFRDRKNECTHNIMAICDFDMLFTFVYAGWEGTANDGRIFKDAVTTDQGFEWPTDGHYYVADSAYPCTQGFLPPYKGERYHLSHFRNRPLPCGYKELFNFRHSSLRMMIENCFARLKRRWRILYDMPKYLLTCQLSIIMACCTLHNFIGTRNPNDQIFNGTDAAEPETSEQPYAYGNNDEAGPSHSGQYDFSSAAGIEMVNFREGIAQAM